Part of the Rissa tridactyla isolate bRisTri1 chromosome 3, bRisTri1.patW.cur.20221130, whole genome shotgun sequence genome, AGGACGCCTGGCTTAAGCATTGGTCTTTTGGGCCTTCGCTAACGTATAATAAATCTGTTCTCATTTAAATCCCTACATACACAGTGACTGCACTGAGATCAGGCTTCTGCCCTTCAGTGTGCAGTAGGCAGTGGATGTTCTCTGACACTCCGGTGAGATGCAGCCCCACTGCTCTTCTTTTGGCTAATCACACATTTTCTTTGACTGAGCAATGCCAAGAGGTGGACATTCAAACACTAGACACTATGCTGCATATATTTAATTTAGACAGGCAGGCTAGTCTTTTGCCTGCTATGGTTTGAGTCACCTAGTCTCACCACAGAGACTAGGCTGATCAGCCACCTTTGCACGCCAGAGCACCTTCGGTTACCACCAGTCTCTGCTATTGAAAGAAAACCATGAAACAGCCCAAAGAAATGGACCATTCTTAAGTTTAATCTATTCAGTTACAGCTATGTGAAATAGGAACTATTTCTCTGCAGTGTTTTATCCACtagttaaaaataattgcacatttttatatgtttatcCAACTGGTTTTGCTTCTGCTTCCCGCAGGACTGTAATAGTTCTGTCAGCCACAGAACCTACGAAACAAtcaattttaatagctttttttcaaATGCTATCTGTAACTCTGGCCATCTTTCcaatatctgaaaaataacagTCTGTAGTGTTGTACTCAGCTTGAGCAAATCCTGGTGTGCAGAAACTGAGGGGAAATTCAAATGGAGCAAGCAAAAGGCTTGGCCAGTTTGCCCCCCAACCCCGGGCACATCCAGCTGTGAGAAGGCTGGGTGGGTAGGCTGGGTTGCAGAAGAGCTGCCTGATGCGGGGGGTGACCCTGAGTGGTGAGGGGGAGAAAACCAAGAAGAACGGAGCTGCTTTAGAGAAAGTGGAAAAAGTACATCTATGATGGCACTGCTATCGGAACTCTCATGCTATGCCTATCCTTTTCTACAGATGTTGGAAAGACTGAAAccagtgaaaaaggaagaaactggGGCATGCAATTGCTGGCTAGCATTACAATCCCTTACGACCGCATCCAGACAGCACAAGGCGAAGAGTCTGCAGTGTGCTCCAATTTGCAAAAAGTCTCCATGGGCCTGTGGAGAATGTTCCCAGAGATGACATTTCTTTTGCATGTACACGCATATGCACGCTTCCACACACACACTGCTTCCTAGCACTGTGTTGAGCATCCCCCTGCCAGGCATCCTCCCCTGGTAAGAAGCACACGAAACTGAAGTGGAggtagttttttttaaaacaaacgaAAAATCGGGTGCCAAGTCCTGACACATCTCTGATAAAAGTCTTTGGAGAATGGGGGCAGCAATCAGCAATACCATAATAGATGAGCCAAGCAATAAGCTACTACAAACAAACAATTCTGGACCAGATCCTGGAGAGAAATGCCTGCCCACGCACCCTGATACAACCCAGAATATGCACCATACTGGATATTGCGTGTGAAACCATAGGAACAGCCTGAGTCACACAATGATTGGTACCATCCATCACAAGTTAGAAACTCGTCCTTTGTTTCAGAGTTGCACCTGAGGCCTCAAATCAAATGTGACAATTTTTATAATAACCAGTGCTAAGGTGTTTGGCAGAAAAAACTATCTCTGTAGACAGTTTGTACCCACAAATGGAATGGCTATTTTACCGGGTTCCTCCAGTTTCCAAAGGAagaacattttgctttgcttatcaAGAAAcaacagttcaataaacaacattTGGCTTATATGTAGTGTCTTCATTATCTCTTACCTCTCCGTCTAAGATAATCTATATCTAAAGCTAACAGAAAATGCTGCTGCATTATTTGACATCACACCTGATGTACCTGACTCATGACCTGCAAGTCTGTTCTGTGGGACGTGAAAACATGTTACAATGCTTCTGGGGTAAAAATATAGTTATTGTGATTTGTTATCAAACAGCCAAATGTCTCATATCATTACGTTACAGATCTTGTGTACAGTTAGAAGCAGTAAATACTATGTTAGCCAGTGTACAGAAACATGTAGTTACCAGCTTTCAGGAGCACAATTAAAGAGATGGAAGAACACCAAATAGTTCATCAGGATACCTCCCTGGTGCTGAGTTAGTGTTTGTGCTCCTTCCAAAACTGCTGCAATTACGTTTAGCTATTCTTATTGCTGCCTTTATTAAGGTCTTATAGCCATAAACTATTAAGTATTCTCTCTAGGCTAAGCTCTGAATACAACATGCAAGTCCACCAATTTTTtgtataaaaaataatataaagttaaaaatagtatttttattattatcatattTTTGACTATAAAGAATGTCAATTAAACACATCTATTCATAACCCTTAGTTTCTAGGTTCTGCCCCAGTAGCTTTTTAGGGTCCTGACGTGGTATCATATAATACCTAGATGTGACTAGCTTTGAATTAGCTTTTCCAAATGATTACTGACTTTCAAACGAGAACAAGCAATAGCTTCTTGGTATGTTGCTTTGATACACATGTTTGCATTATTTGAACGAATTATCTCTGTAAATAGGATTATACCGTAAATGAGAAAACAATGGTATGTTCAGTCATCGGAGAGAGATGGTGTTTACATGATTGTCCTCTAGATAAACTGCATCAGCACAAAATGGGCAACTGTAATTTCATGTCCGAGATGTTTTTGATTTGGATGTATCGAACTATTTAAGCTCACTGCATTCCTCCATATTATTTCATTAATCACGTAACAACCCTTCCACTCCTTCACTAAACTTGCTAACTCTAATTAGCTCTCTGCTACACAGATGTTTCCTCATTTAGATGTTCAGTGCCTGGTCATGTGTCACCCTCACTTTCATATGAATTTCAGCTTATATTACATCATTTAGACGTCCTTTCTGTGTGTGAGCCCTCTGGGTTAATATGTCCTTTTGAATAACAAATTGATTCCAGATAGATATGAATGATAGATATACATGGTGCCCACATTATCTGCATTTGCTGTACACATGCAAATGTGAAGGATGCAtaggaaacagaaatgaaagcagtAGTTTAAACCAAGGAGGCTGTGTGAAGACATGACGGATTTCTCTAACCCGTGCTATTCCCACTGATAAGTCGACGTATCAGTGATGAATCACTctgtttctgatttaaaatagTCCACAAGTCGGTGAGACCATCATTTGATCTATACAAgggtaaaaacattttaatcacaGAATTTCGGAGAATTCAGTAATTTGTAAATACTAATGCCATGCCTCTGTGTTTTTATGCAACATGAAGTTTTAAAAGCACAATTCAAGCTGTGTTTAGTTATGACAGCAGGGAGTGTTGAAAAATGCATCTGAAACTTCCCTGGTAGGAAAAGATTCATAAGAGGTTTTTAGATCGTGCATTTCCTGTGTGCTGCGGCACCTGATGAATGCCTTTTTCTCAAAATAAAGACAGGTGGATTATTATGAAATTCTCATATacgaatgctttttaaaaaggagctCTCAAGTCCGTCTGATCTATAGGGAAGCAGCACggtggaaaaagggggaaaaggcagTTCAGGTAGCGCAGTCACACCAGGCAGGGGACGGGAGGGTGGCACCGGCTGACGGGCACCGAGGGAAAAGGCGGGGAACGGCACCACACGGCCGCCTTATTTACAACTTGGCACTTCTGCGGagctcaaaaaaaccaaacaacaacaatgAAGCGAGCGGGTGCCCGCCGGTACGAGCGGTAAGTACTCCGGGAGGCACCCCCTCCGCGGCGGAGCACGGGGCTCTCCCCGGCCCGTCGGGagggcgtcccggccgtcggccGAAGTTGCCGCCGGCCGCAGTGCCAACCGCGGAGGGAAAGAGCCCCCCGGTgccgccgccagcccggccccggcgccgccccCCGAGGGCACCGAGCGCGGAGATCCGCCGgccgccaccgccccctccccgccgcgcccgggggcggcagccggagcggggcggggcgggagcccccccgccgcccgcggggaccctccctcccgcctctccccgcccccGCGCACCGCCAGAGCCGCCCGGGGAAGCGGAGGAGAAGGAGCGTCTCCCCCGAGCCCCGGCCGCGACGGCGCGGCGCCCCTGGCGATgctgagggagaaggaagaggaggaggaggaagggcggCCGCTCGCCGAATAGAGGCGCGGCGGGAGTGGGGCCAGGCACCTGCTCTGCCCCGCCGGGCTGCGGCAGAGCTCCGCGGGGCGACCCGCCGCGACCCGACCCGCCGGCGGCCCCCCGCGCCCGCAGTCGGGAGCGCCGCCCTCCCCGTCCGCCCGGCGGAGGAGCGCGAAGGGGGTAGCCCCGCCGCCATGCGCTGAGCGCCCCCGTCCATGGGGCGGCGCtgaggggcggcgcggcgggagggcAGGATGAAGTCTCTGCTCTTCAGccgcttcctcctgctgctgccctgggtccTCATCGTCATCATCGTGCTGGACATCGACAGCAgccggccgccgctgcccgccttggccccccgcggcgggggcggtagcgggggggcccggccggcagcggggcgggctccccccccgcggcggccggAGGCGGCGCTGCCCACCATCTATGCCATCACGCCCACCTACAGCCGCCCGGTGCAGAAGGCCGAGCTCACCCGCCTGGCCAACACCTTCCGGCAGGTGGCGCGGCTCCACTGGATCCTGGTGGAGGACGCGGCGGCGCGCAGCGAGCTGGTGAGCCGCTTCGTGGCGGGAGCCGGCCTGCCCTGCACCCACCTCCACGTCCCCACGCCCCGCCGCTAcaagcggccggggctgccccgcgccaCCGAGCAGCGCAACGCCGGCCTGGCATGGCTGCGGCAGCGGCACCAGCACCtgcccccgccccagcccgggGTGCTCTTCTTCGCCGACGACGACAACACCTACAGTCTGGAACTCTTCCAGGAGGTGcgtgcggggcggggggtgcgcGCCGCGGCCCTCCCCTCAGGTGCCCGCCATGTCCCGCCTCTCCTCACCTCAGGCACCTGCTGTTTCCCGCTTCTCCTCGCCTCCCCTCAGGCGCCCGCCATGTCCCGTCTCACCTCAGGCCGCCGCTTCGCTTCCCCTCAGGCGCTCGCCCTTTCCCGCCTCTCCTCGCCTCCCCTCAGGCGCCCACCATGTCCCGCTTCTTCGCTTCGCCTCCCCTCAGCCACCTGCCGTTTCCCGCCTCTCCTCGTCTCCCTTCAGGTGTCCGCTTCGCCTCCTCTCAGGCGCCGGCCATGTCCCGCTTCTCCTCGCCTCCCTTCAGGCGTCCGCTTCGCACCTCCTCAGGCGCCCGCCACGTCCAGCCACTCCTCGCCTTCCCTCAACCCCCCGCCACTGCCCGTCCCGCcccgcagcgccggggggggCCGTGTTCCATCCCCGCTCGGCATCGCCCCCGGTGCCCCTCACCCAAAACCCAGGCACGGATGAGACAAGTCCCCTCGCCCCGTCCCTCACCCGGGCTTCCCGGCGCTGCGGGTGTGTGACCACCCAGCTCTTCGCTTTAAGTTTCTTGTCCCTCCCTTCCATGTTCCtcacccccctcccgcccccccaactttttcctgctgttttatGGTTTTCCTGCCGAGCGAGGCACGTTTAGGGAAATATAAGGGATCCTATGTTTGTGTTAAAACTGGGATGAAAAGCTCGTCGTCtttgatactatttttttttcaggctgcgTTCCTCTCCCTGTAGGGCAAACTCACATCAGGAGTCGCCATCCTTTGCAGCTCTTTCTTGGTGAGAACAAATTAATCCAGAGCCGGCTCCTTCACGTGGAGTTGCCCAGTTTTTTTTGAAGCTCTTAAAAGCAGCAGATCGTTTGTGTAATGACCAAACACCCTTTTTCTGGATCCTCTTTTGTGGAGGGACCTGGTTTTGTCTTCATTACATCCCCTTGGTGATGCGCTTTGCTCCTTTTTGGGGGAGAGGTTATCCTGCTTTCTTTCTGGATTCCCCCTAGCAGGAAGAAGGGGTGTTTAGTAGGTGGAcataaaacagcagaagaaaggtCATGTACATCTTCAGTGACAGCTGGAAAAGTAACCTTGgcaggaaaaggagggagggaaacggAAAACTAGGTTGGCAGCAGATAGGGAACGTACAGGACTTCAGACAAATTGCGGTACGTGATTTTTGCTGGTGGGCAGTATTTAGTGGTGTGCTCCCCTGTTCTGCAGTTTGGAAGCACTGTGCTTCCCTGAATGCTTTACAGTCGGTAGGTTAAAATGAACACGGTACACAGAAATGTGAAGCACGTGAAATTCCCTGAAGCAAGTTATTTTAGAAATGCTTGTGTTCGTTTGTGCTCAGGTTGGTAAtgcctccctttccctttccagtGTGTGGGCAGGTGCAGGGTCCCCATTCCGAAGGGATGCCCTACTTCCTTTGCCCATTTAGCATTCAGCACTGGAGCTGCTAATTTGAAGACCTTTGCCTGGAGGCTAAACCTTTGTTGTAATtgatttttccttaaaatctcCTGGCTGCGCTTAGCGCATTATAATGCAGAGTAATTCCCCCTACCGATCTTTGATGTGATGGGAGTGTCCACTTCTGTTCGGGGATGTAAAACTAATTTGATTCAATCTTAGGGAGCCTGTGAATTGGTACAGGCTTCACTACAATGAGTAATGTGGGACAAAAGATATTTGGAGATgaatctctactttttttttttttttcttaacacaaaTGTTAAGGACAAGCTAAAGGAACAGTATTGGCAGACTGATCACTTGAGTGACCCACAGCTACTGAAGGGGGGTTGTCAGGCTTATTCTTTTATAATTTCCTGTATTACTGTTCTAATTGCtgtaaacagtgaaaaaaaaaaaaggtacaaattaCCTCTCTAATTAGCTGGGAAATGCAGGAAAGCAGGGGGATAAATCTGTCTGAAGGGTTAACTTTGAAAACTGCAAGCACAACAGGcaatctgtgttttcttttgctaaCAAGAATGATCACATTGGGCGTGCATCTCCGCAGTCCTAAGGCTTCTCTTTGACCGGGGttcagctgctggggaaggggcgtTTATCCTGAGCCCTGTGTTTGCTGGCAAACACACAGGCATGAATGAGTCTTCCTGTGAAATGTGGTGGTTGGAAAGCTCTGTTACAGGAGCGGAGAAGGAGCTTTTGTTCCAGTTACCGCTGCAAGTTCCCATGACTGTTTTCTGGGGTCCCTAACGAGCTGTATGTAAGGTCTCTGGGACGCTGCTGGTAGTAACACGGGGAATGCCTTGTCGACCTGACAAAGTTAATGGAAGTCCCTTGGCAGGCTTTACTAAAGGGATCTGCCTTTAAGACAAGTGGGAGGTTGCATTTGGAGAGAGCAAAGTGTTTTCAGTTGAGGCActgctttagggttttttttttttttttttttcttaaaacaaacccTTCTCTATCTTTATGGATTCTGGCTTGACAGCTCTGTAGTAAATTCCGATTTCTCCTTCAGGAATTGATTGATTTATGAGGGTAAACTGTGCTTGTCTTCTCCAAGCATGAAGAGAACAGCTTCAGAACGTGTTGTGTGCAGATGAAATCTGGTAATAATTTCTGCCATGAAAGTGGCAGTAACGATACCTGCGCgggaggtttttttcagtttgttacCCTGCCAGGAACAATTCTACAGACCTGCAGTCACATAATCCCAAAGGAGGTCAAATAAACTGTAGGAAGGTGGTATAAATGCAGAGGGACGAGACAGGATCTCTGAATTTTGGTCCTACCACCATTCTGTGTTGGTTGGGTGACCTTCAGCATGTCACTGATGCGGGCATGGGGACATGTGTGTCCCAAACTGCCAGCAGCAATGTCTGCTAGCATCTGTCCCCAAGCAGTTCTGTACGTTTGCTGGCTTATGAAATAGGTCTGCCTTCTTTGTAATGGCTTTCTTCTGATTCCAAGTTTGTTACAGTAACAGCAGCGAGGGCTTTGGGGGGTGGGAACCAGTGCTAGTTAGGACCAGAAAAGCAACATGAGAAAAGCGTTAGGGATGCATTTTGCTCAGAGGTTGAAAAAGCATTACGGAGCAGACGGCGTGCCAGGAAACTGCAGGTCAGTGAAGGATTGTGTTTAAGGCAGCTCCTTTGCTGTGGGTTTCCCTAGTGCCCTTAGAGAAGATGTAGCCTTTTTAACAAAGCAAAAACCACAAAGGCTTTACTGTGAGTGAAGGTGTATAAGCCATAAGGGCATGATCAAAAAGGAGCATGCTTTGACATGAGATGCCATGGGATACTTCTGAGAGCTTTTGATGAGGAAATTCTAATCTCTGTCCGAAGTACTTCTGTCTGGTACTTACAGGAATGAGTACCTCATATTTGATATGGAGTGAGCTGGGCCCAATAGACCGGGGCAAAATGCATTTCATGGAAATcggggaaaaaaccctccagcTTACAGTAGTGTTTTGCTGGAAAATGTCACCATCTGTAGTAAAACTGGAACCCTCTGGTGCTGTTTATAATTGCTCTTTTCCGAAGACATATGGTGGCGTGTGTGTGAGCTTAGTTTCTGACCGGCAAAACTATGTCCTCAAAGTTAAACtgggcaggggctgagcaggTTTCATTGTTGTTCCTAGAATAAGGTGGAGAGCCTGGTTTGTCTTCCTGCTGCTACAGTGTATGCAGCATTGACTCATCTGAGCATTTTGTTAGGAAAGGCTCACCTTCCCTGGAAAGGCTTCAGGGAAAGGACCAATTGGTTCAGTGATTGTAAAATTCTTTAGAATACTAACTGGGGCTGCAGCAatgatgaagaaatattttcaggagtGGACGTGTGGCCTTTAAGTTATTCCCAGCTCTTTCTGCTTGAGAGTATAATGGTGGTCAAGTGAAAAATAGTGCTTTCACATTAATGCTGGCGGTTCTGGCATATCCTATTTTGTGACTTATTATTTTAGGATGCAGACCTcgaaaataatttatattttttctgctcAGATATGATCTGTTCACCTGGAGGTGTCCGTCTGCATCTCTCCGTCAAAAACAACAGTCCTTTTTCTGAAAACGTCTCTTATCAGTTGAACGTCACCCTGCATTCATAAAAAAGCCACTGAGAGGCCTGAAATCCCAACTATTGTATTTGATAAGCTTTACAGATGTTTCTGTATGAATCATCATAACTTCTATTTTTTACTGTAGGCTGTTCTTTTTGGAGTGACTCTGTTATAGTTTCTGTTGCATTTGTGCTTCATCTTATTCTTGAATGCAAGTTATTGTAATATTGTGACTGATGCTTAGCAACTGtcaattttacatttttagactTCCAGAAAGAAAACCTAAGATAAAGCTGGCATTCCACCTTCGTagagagattttaaaaacaagattagCCTCAGCACTAGAAACCAAAGATAGCCATCGCTAAGTTCCACTTACCTTAACTCTTCACATCCTTCACGTGTTTCTGCATCTCAGTCATTTTCTCTGCCCTATCCATATTTTGAGTAGTTGGCCAAAGGCCACTGCTGCTTTGGTCCCTGTAAGAATCTGTATGCAATTTGGAGGAAGTTGTATTGGAGGTCCACTCTGCTGTTGATTGTGCTGTTGATTCAGACTCCCCTGAAACCTTCGAGGTGAGGAGTGAGCTGCTTAAGGAGTACAAAGAACAGGAATAAAGGTCTTTATCACGTATGAGAAAGTGAGCTTGCTGCATTCAGAAATGTGTTGATTTTTAGAGATTTCTCTCTAGGTTATATCTGTTACCTTTGCTTATATTTTGCTCAGACACCTAAACTGAGGTGTATGTGAAATTAAAATGCTTGTATCTAAAACTATGATCTCCCTTGCTGCCACCCCTAGCCCTTTGGTCATTGGCGTCTAAAAGTTTGTAGCAAGATTTGCTAGGTGCCTAGAACATGCAATGTATGGCATACACAACGATCTTGTCTGAGTGTGTAGAGGATCTGCAGACTGGGACTCCTTAGAGGAACCCGCTCTATAAGGTGTGATCTGAACACAGCCTTGCACCATGGAGTTCAAAGTAAATCACAGCATTAATTGTCATTTctaagggggggggaaaaaaccacacccaAACTTTTATTTAATAGCTTAGCGGTTAGCCCTGTTGCCCACTCTGAGTTGGGGACAAGAATTCAGTTTGCTGTAGCTGTTGCCTGCAGAAGACTGCCTTGGCTATCGAAGGTTAGGGCTGTCCAACTCTAGTAATTTTCAGATTGGCATTGTAGAGCAGAGGGCAAGTCGTGTGAGCAATGCAGACTGAAAGCGTTTTCTTATGCCCCTGCCCTTCACTTTCCCAAAAGATACGTAACGAAGGTAGCAGGTATTCTAAGGGCTCTTAGCAGTTTGTaacccgaaaaaaaaaaaatctttgttgttAAAAATAGACCAGAAATATGTGCAGGCATTGCATGTCGCAAAGGCTTCAGTTTTGCCATGATCatctttgtgaaatattttgagagcaactaaaaaaagacattacagaAGAGGTAAATATTTACGACTTATTCCAGCTTTGACTAGGGAAGGGTTAGTGCTCCTTGGATAACTTTTATATAACCGCCCTAACCTTTATACACTGTATTAAGCTAactctgtatattttttaaatggatataTTTATGCAAAAGATGTAAAAGTAGTATAAGTGAATCTGT contains:
- the B3GAT2 gene encoding galactosylgalactosylxylosylprotein 3-beta-glucuronosyltransferase 2 encodes the protein MKSLLFSRFLLLLPWVLIVIIVLDIDSSRPPLPALAPRGGGGSGGARPAAGRAPPPRRPEAALPTIYAITPTYSRPVQKAELTRLANTFRQVARLHWILVEDAAARSELVSRFVAGAGLPCTHLHVPTPRRYKRPGLPRATEQRNAGLAWLRQRHQHLPPPQPGVLFFADDDNTYSLELFQEMRTTRKVSVWPVGLVGGRRYERPVVENGKVVGWYTGWRADRPFAIDMAGFAVSLQVILSHPKAVFKRRGSQPGMQESDFLKQITTVEELEPKANNCTKVLVWHTRTEKVNLANEPKYHLDTVSIEV